The Thermodesulfobacteriota bacterium genome contains a region encoding:
- a CDS encoding long-chain fatty acid--CoA ligase has translation MNIADALDRNRLFFPDNEAIVHGGQVWTYRRFWEEACRLGNALRSLGVNRGDKVCVFLTNCPEFILAYYACQKIGAVCVSISSMSKADEVAYMVNDSEGVLLVTEEGLLPQVPARDRIPAVRTVVSVDGVSGDRQWAELLASGSPDLPTVYTDRDDGAAIIYTSGTTGKPKGVVLTHGNVVSNTNATKYMCDMRTEDRAICFLPIYHSFAQNFIFNSVVQAACTLVLHKKFELDAILESLQRDRITRWYAVPAIYIMVLNDPRADAAMQTVRYSFSAASSMPGEVARRWKERFGLTVVEGYGLTETTPFSTYNHEFRHKEGSVGTAVMNVEIRIADPEGDEVPRKGLGEIWIKGPNVMKEYYRKPEATAEAVVDGWLRSGDIGYMDEEGYVFIVDRLKDMIDSAGLKVWPREVEEVLYAHPNVRECAVIGVPHPVFGESVKALVALRQPGKTTAEELIAHCKARLADYKAPRIVEFLEELPKNPTGKILKRELRDREVKK, from the coding sequence ATGAACATCGCCGACGCCCTGGATCGAAACCGGCTCTTCTTCCCCGACAACGAAGCCATCGTCCATGGCGGACAGGTCTGGACCTACCGGCGGTTCTGGGAGGAAGCGTGCCGTCTCGGCAACGCCCTGCGGTCCCTCGGGGTGAACCGCGGCGACAAGGTCTGCGTGTTCCTCACCAATTGCCCGGAGTTCATCCTCGCCTACTACGCATGTCAGAAGATCGGGGCCGTGTGCGTCTCGATCTCGAGCATGAGCAAGGCCGACGAAGTGGCCTACATGGTCAACGACAGCGAGGGGGTGTTGCTGGTGACCGAGGAGGGGCTCCTCCCCCAGGTCCCGGCCCGGGACCGCATCCCCGCCGTGCGCACCGTGGTGAGCGTGGACGGCGTGAGCGGCGACCGGCAGTGGGCCGAGCTCCTGGCGTCGGGCTCGCCGGACCTCCCCACGGTGTACACCGACCGCGACGACGGGGCGGCGATCATCTACACCTCGGGAACCACCGGCAAGCCCAAGGGGGTCGTGCTCACCCACGGCAACGTGGTGTCCAACACCAACGCCACCAAGTATATGTGCGACATGCGCACCGAGGACCGGGCCATCTGCTTCCTCCCGATCTATCACTCGTTTGCCCAGAACTTCATTTTCAACTCGGTGGTTCAGGCCGCCTGCACCCTGGTCCTTCACAAGAAGTTCGAGCTCGACGCGATCCTGGAGAGTCTCCAGCGCGACCGGATCACCCGGTGGTACGCGGTGCCCGCCATCTACATCATGGTGCTCAACGATCCCCGGGCCGACGCGGCGATGCAGACGGTGCGCTACAGCTTCTCGGCCGCGTCCTCCATGCCCGGGGAGGTCGCCCGCCGATGGAAGGAGCGCTTCGGCCTCACGGTGGTGGAGGGCTACGGGCTCACCGAGACCACGCCGTTTTCCACGTACAACCACGAGTTCCGCCACAAAGAGGGCTCGGTGGGGACGGCCGTGATGAACGTGGAGATTCGGATCGCCGACCCCGAGGGCGACGAAGTTCCCCGGAAGGGCCTGGGGGAGATCTGGATCAAGGGGCCCAACGTCATGAAAGAGTACTACCGCAAGCCCGAGGCAACGGCCGAGGCGGTGGTGGACGGATGGCTGCGGTCGGGCGACATCGGGTACATGGACGAGGAGGGGTACGTCTTCATCGTGGACCGCCTGAAGGACATGATCGACTCGGCGGGCCTCAAGGTGTGGCCTCGGGAGGTGGAGGAGGTGCTCTACGCCCACCCCAACGTGCGCGAGTGCGCCGTAATCGGCGTGCCCCATCCGGTGTTCGGTGAGAGCGTCAAGGCCCTGGTGGCGCTTCGACAGCCCGGCAAGACCACCGCCGAGG
- a CDS encoding acyl-CoA dehydrogenase family protein encodes MVFELTPEQRMVQEQARRFAENEIKPNVEAEEAVHSFSLERVKKMGDLGFFGCGIDEKYGGNGMGLLESALLAEEIAKVSPSWRLPFNMQNLGPALTVQQFGTEEQKERLIPGWVSGENIGYFAITEPNSGSDVAGMKTNARDAGDCWILNGQKTWISNAHVGDVGLVYAYTDRAAKYKGMTCFLVDLKKTEGVTTRAIETKLGLHGAPTGEVLFDDARVPKDAVLGEVGDGFKICMWQLNNTRLGCAAGALGCAGGAIDLGIQYANERTQFGKAIGTYQMIQASIAELVCEHHAAQLLVYRAAYLKDQGKPNQLETSIAKYYAAEAAVHATNEVMKIYGSWGFSTEYPIERYFRDAKSYQVVEGTSNIQKTIIAGIALGQTANR; translated from the coding sequence ATGGTATTCGAACTCACCCCCGAACAGCGCATGGTGCAGGAGCAGGCGAGGCGGTTTGCAGAAAACGAGATCAAGCCGAACGTGGAGGCGGAGGAGGCGGTACACAGCTTCTCGCTGGAGCGCGTGAAGAAGATGGGGGACCTTGGCTTCTTCGGGTGCGGCATCGACGAGAAGTACGGCGGAAACGGAATGGGCCTGCTGGAGAGCGCGCTCCTGGCGGAGGAGATCGCCAAGGTGAGCCCGTCGTGGCGGCTTCCGTTCAACATGCAGAACCTGGGGCCCGCGCTCACGGTGCAGCAGTTCGGGACCGAGGAGCAGAAGGAACGGCTCATTCCGGGGTGGGTGAGCGGCGAGAACATCGGCTACTTCGCCATCACCGAGCCCAATAGCGGCTCCGACGTGGCGGGCATGAAGACCAATGCGCGGGACGCGGGGGACTGCTGGATCCTCAACGGGCAGAAGACCTGGATCTCCAACGCCCACGTGGGCGACGTGGGTCTCGTGTATGCCTACACGGACCGGGCCGCCAAGTACAAGGGCATGACCTGCTTCCTCGTCGACCTGAAGAAGACCGAGGGGGTCACCACCCGGGCCATCGAGACGAAGCTCGGCCTCCACGGTGCGCCCACCGGCGAGGTCCTCTTCGACGACGCCCGGGTGCCCAAGGACGCGGTTCTCGGGGAGGTGGGGGACGGCTTCAAGATCTGCATGTGGCAGCTCAACAACACCCGGCTGGGATGCGCTGCGGGAGCCCTGGGGTGCGCCGGCGGGGCCATCGATCTGGGCATCCAGTACGCCAACGAGCGCACGCAGTTCGGCAAGGCCATCGGCACGTACCAGATGATCCAGGCCTCCATCGCCGAGCTCGTGTGCGAGCACCACGCCGCCCAGCTCCTGGTGTACCGGGCGGCCTACCTCAAGGACCAGGGCAAGCCCAACCAGCTCGAGACCTCCATCGCCAAGTACTACGCCGCCGAAGCGGCGGTCCACGCCACCAACGAGGTGATGAAGATCTACGGCTCCTGGGGATTCTCCACGGAGTATCCCATCGAGCGGTACTTCCGGGACGCCAAGTCCTACCAGGTGGTGGAGGGCACCTCCAACATCCAGAAGACGATCATCGCGGGCATCGCCCTGGGGCAGACCGCCAACCGCTGA
- a CDS encoding sigma 54-interacting transcriptional regulator yields MTDFDRVRVVLEEAFGPYGITEETEEALRTLLDNRYEGLIVVDREGRVVYMNRENERFLGLPRGGAKGRPIQELVPSSRLHVVSKTGRAEVADLQEIQGKTKVVVRIPIRKDGRVIGAMGSIMFRDLEEVSKLTRMVRVLEDRVAAYEKKLRAMPQQNRYTFDHILGSGERLAEALVLARKAARSEADVLLVGETGTGKELFAHAIHNASPRGAGPFVRLNCAAIPRELAESELFGYEPGSFSGADRKGRVGKFEQAHGGTILLDEIGSLPLDIQAKLLRVLQEKEVERVGGTMIRYVDFRLIAASNEDLKELTEQGRFRIDLYFRLNKLFLRVPPLREHPEDIPLYVRHFLDTRFDYAGRVEVEPPAMRALQAYRWPGNVRELQNVVERVAWNAKGPKIRLEDLPAALLTDAAQGAAGAAPPTLLSEAVAEAERRAIRRVLALTGNNKSRACKLLGIHRTTLYEKMARYGIGVGGEGGA; encoded by the coding sequence ATGACCGACTTCGACCGCGTCCGCGTCGTCCTCGAAGAGGCCTTCGGCCCCTACGGCATAACGGAAGAGACCGAGGAGGCCCTGCGGACCCTTCTGGACAACCGCTACGAGGGGCTCATCGTGGTGGACCGGGAAGGCCGGGTCGTCTACATGAACCGGGAGAACGAGCGCTTCCTCGGGCTGCCTCGGGGCGGCGCCAAGGGGCGGCCGATCCAGGAGCTCGTGCCGTCGAGCCGGCTTCACGTGGTCAGCAAGACGGGCCGGGCCGAGGTGGCGGACCTGCAGGAGATCCAGGGGAAGACCAAGGTGGTCGTTCGCATCCCCATCCGCAAGGACGGCCGGGTGATCGGGGCCATGGGGAGCATCATGTTTCGGGACCTGGAGGAGGTCTCGAAGCTCACCCGCATGGTGCGGGTGCTGGAGGACCGGGTCGCGGCCTACGAGAAGAAGCTTAGGGCCATGCCCCAGCAGAACCGGTACACGTTCGACCACATCCTGGGCTCCGGCGAGCGGCTGGCCGAAGCGCTCGTTCTGGCCCGCAAGGCGGCGCGCTCCGAGGCCGACGTCCTCCTCGTGGGGGAGACCGGCACGGGCAAGGAGCTCTTTGCCCACGCGATCCACAACGCGAGCCCCCGCGGCGCCGGCCCCTTCGTGCGCCTCAACTGTGCGGCCATCCCCCGGGAGCTCGCCGAGTCGGAGCTCTTCGGCTACGAGCCGGGGTCGTTTTCCGGGGCGGACCGCAAGGGCCGGGTGGGGAAGTTCGAGCAGGCCCATGGGGGAACGATCCTGCTGGACGAGATCGGGTCCCTCCCTCTCGACATTCAGGCCAAGCTCCTGCGGGTGCTCCAGGAAAAGGAAGTGGAGCGGGTCGGCGGTACCATGATCCGCTACGTGGACTTCCGGCTCATCGCGGCGAGCAACGAAGACCTCAAGGAGCTCACCGAACAGGGTCGCTTCCGGATCGACTTGTACTTTCGTCTGAACAAACTCTTCCTGCGGGTCCCCCCCTTGAGGGAGCACCCGGAAGACATCCCCCTCTATGTGCGCCACTTCCTCGACACGCGGTTCGACTATGCCGGCCGGGTGGAGGTCGAGCCCCCGGCGATGCGGGCGCTCCAGGCCTACCGCTGGCCGGGGAACGTGCGGGAGCTCCAAAACGTGGTGGAGCGGGTGGCGTGGAACGCCAAGGGGCCCAAGATCCGGCTGGAGGACCTGCCCGCCGCCCTCCTCACCGACGCCGCGCAGGGGGCCGCCGGGGCTGCGCCGCCCACCCTGCTCAGCGAGGCGGTGGCCGAGGCCGAGCGCCGAGCCATTCGTCGGGTGCTGGCCCTGACGGGAAACAACAAGAGCCGGGCCTGCAAGCTCCTGGGCATTCACCGCACCACGCTCTACGAGAAGATGGCGCGCTACGGGATCGGCGTGGGAGGGGAAGGGGGGGCGTAG